GCCGCGCCCATGATCCGCTCGGGGTTGAGGCCGGCGAAGAGCTGCCAGATGCCGCCGTCCTCGTCGCCGACCAGGGCGTCGGCGGGGAGGCGTACGTCGTCGATGAAGAGGGTGAACTGCTTCTCCGGCGCCTCCCAGGCCATCGGGATGACCTGCTTCTCGAAGCCCGGCGCGTCGGTCGGGACGACGAAGAGCGCGGGCTTGAGCTTGCCGGTCTTGGCATCCTCCGTGCGGGCCACGATGAGCACCGCGTCGGCCTCGTCGACACCGGAGATGAAGGTCTTCTGGCCGCTCAGCACCCACTCGTCGCCGTCACGCTTGGCCGTGGTGGTGATCTTGTGGGAGTTGGAGCCGGCGTCGGCCTCGGTGATGCCGAACGCCATGAGCAGCGAGCCGTCGGCGATCGACGGGAGCCAGCGCTTCTTCTGCTCCTCGGTGCCGCAGCGGCCGATGATCGAGCCGCAGATCGCGGGGCTGACGACCATCATCAGCAGCGGAGCCCCGGTGGAGGAGGCTTCCTCGAGCACGGCGGCCAGGTCGCCCATGCCGCCGCCACCGCCGCCGTACTCCTCGGCGATGTTGACGCCGAGGAAGCCGTGACGGCCCATCTCGAGCCACATCTCGGTCATCTTGCCGCCTTCGCGGGCCTGCTTGGCGACGAAGTCGTGGCCATACTTCCCGGCCAGCTTCGAGACCGCCTCGCGCAGCGCGATCCGCTCCTCGGGCTCGGTGAATGCGTTCGACGCTGTTGCAGTCATGCTGTCTCCTCCTCGACGACGGCCAGCACCTCGCCGGCAGCGACCTGGGTTCCTGGTGTGACGTTGATCTGGGTGAGTACGCCGTCAGTCGGCGCGGTCACGGTGTGCTGCATCTTCATCGCCTCCAGCACGATCAGCTTCTGACCTGCGGTGACGCGCTCGTCGCGCTCCGCGTGGACGGAGACGACGCTGCCCGGCATCGGCGCCAGCAGGCTGCCCTCGGCGACCTGGTCGGCAGGGTCGACGAACCGCGGTCGCTTCCGCAGCGCGGTGTGCCCCGAGGCGGAGTCGACGTCGACACGGTCGCCGTCGACCGAGATCTCGTAGGCGGTCCGCAGACCGTCCTTCTCGAGAACGACCCGGCTCTGACCTGCGGCGATGACCTCCGCACCGTCGATCCGGTAGCCGTCGCGGGTGCCGTGCCACTCGACGGTGATCTCGTCCTCGCCGTCCTCGAACACCGTGCGCTGCGGCTGGTTGGTGACGTTGCGCCAGGCGACCGGGACGCCGGGGCGACGGGTCCGTTCGGCCAGTGCGATCGCGGCGGCGACAGGTGCACCGGGGTCCTCCGCCGGGCGAACGAACTTTCGTCCGTCCAGCAGAGAGGTGGTGACCTCTCCGGTGCGGAACGCCTCCGATCCGAGCAGCTCGACCAGCTGCTCGCGGTTGGTCACCAGACCGTGGATCTTGGCCGTACGCAGCACCCCGACCAGTCGTCGGATCGCCGCCTGCCGGCTCGGAGCGTGCACGATCACCTTCGCCAGCATCGCGTCGTAGAACGTGCTGACCTCGGAGCCCGAGGCGTAACCGGCGTCGATCCTGACATCGCCGGAGAACTCGAGTCGGCGCAGCGTCCCCGACTGCGGCTGGTAGTCGGCTGACGGATCCTCGGCGTAGAGCCGCACCTCGATCGCATGGCCGGCTGTGTTGGCCTCGACACCAACACCTCCGCCTTCCGCGACCGCGATCTGCAGCTCGACCAGATCCACACCGTGCACCAGCTCGGTGACCGGGTGCTCGACCTGCAGGCGTGTGTTCATCTCCAGGAACCAGAACCGCTCGGTGGCCGCGTCGTAGAGGAACTCCACGGTGCCGGCACCGCGGTAGTCGATCGCCGCCGCGGCGTTGCGGGCCGCCTCGTGCAGCGCAGACCGGACCGCATCGGGCAGCAGCGGAGCCGGTGCCTCCTCGATGACCTTCTGGTGGCGCCGCTGCAGCGAGCAGTCGCGCTCACCGAAGACGGCGACGTTGCCGGCGCCGTCACCGACGACCTGCACCTCGACGTGACGGCCGGCCTCGACGTACGGCTCGACGAAGACGGTGCCGTCGCCGAACGCCGACGCGGCCTCCGCCTCGGCGGTGGCGACCTCCGCGGCGA
The sequence above is drawn from the Nocardioides albertanoniae genome and encodes:
- a CDS encoding acyl-CoA dehydrogenase family protein produces the protein MTATASNAFTEPEERIALREAVSKLAGKYGHDFVAKQAREGGKMTEMWLEMGRHGFLGVNIAEEYGGGGGGMGDLAAVLEEASSTGAPLLMMVVSPAICGSIIGRCGTEEQKKRWLPSIADGSLLMAFGITEADAGSNSHKITTTAKRDGDEWVLSGQKTFISGVDEADAVLIVARTEDAKTGKLKPALFVVPTDAPGFEKQVIPMAWEAPEKQFTLFIDDVRLPADALVGDEDGGIWQLFAGLNPERIMGAALSCGTARYALEKAVEYAGTRSVWKDAPIGSHQGIAHPLAKVKIELEQARLLWQKAAALYDAGDDAGAGEYANMAKYAAGEIACNATDAAVHTHGGNGLTVEYGLANQLVAARLGRIAPVSREMILNYIAMHTLGLPKSY
- a CDS encoding acetyl/propionyl/methylcrotonyl-CoA carboxylase subunit alpha, translating into MINRILVANRAEIASRVFRTARNLGIGTVAVHSDADAGLPFVAEADHAVRLPGNTPAETYLRADLVIEAAKVAGADAIHPGYGFLSENADFARAVEAAGLVWIGPSPASIEKMGSKIEAKKIMATAGVPVLEAPASPAESDLPLLVKASAGGGGRGMRIVRSLDALAAEVATAEAEAASAFGDGTVFVEPYVEAGRHVEVQVVGDGAGNVAVFGERDCSLQRRHQKVIEEAPAPLLPDAVRSALHEAARNAAAAIDYRGAGTVEFLYDAATERFWFLEMNTRLQVEHPVTELVHGVDLVELQIAVAEGGGVGVEANTAGHAIEVRLYAEDPSADYQPQSGTLRRLEFSGDVRIDAGYASGSEVSTFYDAMLAKVIVHAPSRQAAIRRLVGVLRTAKIHGLVTNREQLVELLGSEAFRTGEVTTSLLDGRKFVRPAEDPGAPVAAAIALAERTRRPGVPVAWRNVTNQPQRTVFEDGEDEITVEWHGTRDGYRIDGAEVIAAGQSRVVLEKDGLRTAYEISVDGDRVDVDSASGHTALRKRPRFVDPADQVAEGSLLAPMPGSVVSVHAERDERVTAGQKLIVLEAMKMQHTVTAPTDGVLTQINVTPGTQVAAGEVLAVVEEETA